From the genome of Scytonema hofmannii PCC 7110, one region includes:
- a CDS encoding prepilin peptidase — protein sequence MDILIIVQASFIVFALGASVGSFINVVVYRLPAGLSVLWPPSRCPHCLNQLKPKDNVPVLGWLWLKGRCRYCKSKISLRYPLVEGVTAIIFLLVFWIFKFSPLTIGYWAFCSWLLALSLIDLDTMTLPNSLTKSGLVLGIAFQMTIGYLPTASWEELANHLMIAVIGAVLGLWLFDAIAIIGSVVFGKTAMGGGDAKLAAMMGAWLGWKYLLVASFLACVVGVLVGGGGIVLSQRRWGQKMPFGPYLALGAFITIFGGETILSSYLRLFLPE from the coding sequence ATGGACATCTTAATAATTGTCCAGGCGAGTTTCATCGTATTCGCTCTGGGTGCTTCTGTTGGCAGCTTTATCAACGTTGTAGTTTATAGACTACCTGCTGGGCTGTCTGTACTTTGGCCTCCTTCTCGCTGTCCCCACTGCCTCAACCAGCTCAAGCCCAAGGATAATGTTCCAGTACTGGGATGGCTGTGGTTAAAAGGACGTTGTCGTTATTGCAAAAGTAAAATTTCTCTCCGTTACCCTCTGGTAGAAGGGGTAACGGCTATTATTTTTTTATTAGTTTTTTGGATCTTTAAATTTTCACCGCTAACCATTGGTTATTGGGCGTTTTGCAGTTGGTTATTAGCGCTATCGCTGATTGATTTGGATACTATGACCTTACCCAATTCACTGACTAAATCGGGTTTGGTATTGGGAATTGCTTTTCAAATGACGATCGGTTATTTACCAACAGCAAGTTGGGAGGAATTGGCAAATCACTTGATGATAGCAGTTATTGGAGCCGTTCTGGGCTTGTGGTTGTTTGATGCGATCGCCATTATTGGTTCAGTTGTCTTTGGAAAAACCGCTATGGGTGGAGGGGACGCCAAATTAGCAGCCATGATGGGTGCATGGTTGGGTTGGAAGTATTTACTTGTAGCTAGCTTTCTTGCCTGTGTGGTAGGAGTATTAGTGGGTGGAGGTGGAATTGTACTATCGCAACGCCGATGGGGACAAAAGATGCCTTTTGGACCTTATCTTGCTTTAGGAGCATTCATCACGATATTTGGTGGTGAAACAATCTTGTCTAGTTACTTGCGGTTGTTTTTACCAGAATAG
- a CDS encoding DUF2007 domain-containing protein yields MTWITLLTTSSRWQAELMQELLAAHNIPTKIIDLGVKSYLGAGTPAALQVRLQDKWAVLLLLSPYEDEQET; encoded by the coding sequence GTGACTTGGATTACGCTGTTAACAACAAGTTCCCGTTGGCAAGCAGAACTTATGCAAGAGCTGCTTGCGGCTCATAACATACCAACAAAAATTATTGATTTGGGGGTGAAGTCTTATTTGGGGGCTGGGACTCCAGCAGCTTTACAGGTACGTTTACAAGATAAGTGGGCTGTCTTGTTGCTATTAAGTCCCTACGAAGACGAGCAAGAGACTTGA
- the accD gene encoding acetyl-CoA carboxylase, carboxyltransferase subunit beta — protein sequence MANNEESRGLKSLLDWFANRRKSGSTTPERQEREIADGLWHKCPNCCVLTYTKDLRANQMVCVECGHHNRVDCDERIRQLIDANTWGSIDDRLRPSDPLQFRDRKPYSDRLRETQEKLGLVDAVKTGLGQIDGLPIALGVMDFRFMGGSMGSVVGEKLTRLIEQATQRRYPVVIICTSGGARMQEGMLSLMQMAKISAALQRHRDEKLLYIPVLTNPTTGGVTASFAMLGDVILAEPKATIGFAGRRVIEQTLREKLPEEFQTAEDLLKHGFVDDIVPRTQLKKILAQLIALHQPISLTTAAQTHNVVVWETRPFSSTVAE from the coding sequence ATGGCAAACAACGAAGAATCACGCGGTTTAAAGTCTCTCTTAGATTGGTTTGCGAATCGACGGAAGTCAGGGTCTACTACCCCAGAACGTCAAGAACGTGAGATTGCTGATGGTTTATGGCACAAATGCCCTAACTGTTGTGTCTTAACCTATACCAAAGACCTCAGAGCAAACCAAATGGTTTGTGTGGAGTGCGGACATCACAATAGAGTTGATTGTGATGAGCGAATTCGTCAGTTGATAGATGCAAACACTTGGGGATCTATAGACGATCGCTTGCGTCCTAGCGATCCTTTGCAATTTCGCGATCGCAAACCCTATAGCGATCGCTTGCGAGAGACTCAGGAAAAACTCGGTTTAGTAGATGCTGTTAAAACAGGTTTGGGTCAAATAGACGGTTTACCCATAGCTTTAGGCGTAATGGATTTCCGATTTATGGGTGGAAGCATGGGGTCTGTTGTGGGAGAAAAACTGACTCGTTTGATTGAGCAAGCCACACAGCGACGTTATCCCGTAGTCATTATTTGTACCTCTGGTGGAGCTAGGATGCAAGAAGGAATGCTTTCCCTCATGCAGATGGCAAAAATATCCGCCGCCTTGCAACGTCATCGGGATGAAAAGCTGTTGTACATTCCCGTGTTAACCAATCCCACCACTGGTGGTGTCACGGCTAGTTTTGCGATGTTAGGAGATGTCATTTTGGCAGAGCCAAAAGCAACAATTGGTTTTGCCGGTCGGCGCGTGATTGAGCAAACTCTACGGGAAAAACTGCCAGAGGAGTTTCAAACAGCAGAAGACTTACTGAAGCACGGTTTTGTAGACGACATTGTACCCCGAACTCAGTTAAAAAAGATACTAGCACAGTTGATTGCCTTGCACCAACCAATCTCACTGACAACAGCAGCTCAAACACACAATGTTGTAGTTTGGGAGACAAGACCTTTTAGTTCGACAGTAGCTGAATAA
- a CDS encoding BrnT family toxin: MVKWDDFTPYDFEYDFEKDKLAEHGVSFNESVECFFSNYQIRRNKSYNDRYQLIGQSYSGRKLKIIFQLKPNNVVRIITGWQI; this comes from the coding sequence GTGGTAAAGTGGGATGATTTCACTCCTTACGATTTTGAGTATGATTTTGAAAAAGACAAACTAGCAGAGCATGGAGTCTCGTTTAATGAATCTGTTGAATGTTTCTTTTCAAATTACCAAATACGGCGAAATAAATCCTACAATGACCGCTATCAACTAATTGGGCAATCCTACAGCGGACGTAAACTCAAAATTATTTTCCAACTTAAGCCAAACAATGTAGTTCGCATTATTACCGGATGGCAAATATGA
- the leuB gene encoding 3-isopropylmalate dehydrogenase, with translation MAQKYRITLLPGDGIGPEIIAVAVDVLKVVGQKFDIQFEFQEALIGGSAIDATGEPLPKDSLEICRNSDAVLLAAIGGYKWDSLPSHLRPEAGLLGLRSQLGLFANLRPATILPQLIDASSLKREVVEGVDILVVRELTGGIYFGQPKGIFTTETGEKRGVNTMAYTESEIDRIGRVAFEASRKRNRKLCSVDKANVLEVSQLWRSHITQLAQEYPDVELTHMYVDNAAMQLLRAPKQFDTIVTGNLFGDILSDAAAMLTGSIGMLPSASLGSSNPGVFEPVHGSAPDIAGQDKANPLAQVLSAAMMLRYGLNQSAAADYVEKGVLQVLQRGARTGDIISPGMNLLGCRAMGAALIQVLEEE, from the coding sequence ATGGCACAGAAATACCGCATTACCTTACTTCCTGGCGATGGCATTGGACCTGAAATTATTGCAGTGGCGGTAGACGTGCTGAAAGTGGTGGGTCAAAAATTTGATATCCAGTTTGAATTTCAAGAAGCACTGATTGGCGGCTCTGCTATTGACGCAACGGGTGAACCCCTACCAAAGGATTCTCTAGAGATTTGTCGCAACAGCGATGCTGTCTTACTAGCAGCTATTGGCGGTTATAAATGGGATTCTCTACCATCTCATTTACGTCCAGAAGCGGGTTTATTGGGGCTGCGATCGCAATTGGGGTTATTTGCCAATTTGCGTCCTGCAACAATTCTGCCCCAGTTGATTGATGCTTCGTCCTTAAAACGAGAGGTGGTTGAAGGGGTTGATATTTTGGTGGTGCGAGAACTCACTGGTGGAATCTACTTTGGTCAACCAAAAGGCATTTTTACTACTGAAACGGGTGAAAAGCGGGGTGTAAATACAATGGCTTACACCGAATCCGAAATCGATCGCATTGGACGTGTAGCTTTTGAAGCATCAAGAAAACGTAATCGTAAACTTTGTTCTGTTGATAAGGCAAACGTTTTAGAAGTTTCTCAACTTTGGAGAAGTCACATAACTCAACTTGCTCAAGAGTATCCGGATGTGGAGCTAACTCATATGTATGTAGATAATGCAGCCATGCAGTTGTTACGCGCCCCCAAGCAGTTCGATACCATAGTTACGGGAAATCTGTTTGGCGATATTCTTTCGGATGCAGCTGCTATGCTGACTGGCAGTATTGGGATGTTACCTTCTGCGAGTTTAGGTTCTTCTAACCCAGGAGTTTTTGAACCCGTACACGGTTCCGCCCCAGATATTGCAGGACAAGACAAAGCAAATCCTTTAGCGCAGGTCTTGAGTGCCGCAATGATGCTCCGTTATGGCTTAAACCAGTCGGCAGCAGCAGATTATGTTGAAAAGGGAGTGTTACAAGTTTTACAGAGAGGTGCTCGCACTGGAGATATAATATCTCCGGGTATGAATTTATTGGGCTGCCGCGCTATGGGTGCTGCCTTGATTCAAGTTCTTGAAGAAGAGTAA